The sequence below is a genomic window from Citricoccus muralis.
GCGGGCCGATACGCGTCGTCGTGTGGCGCGAGCTTACTCGGCTGGACGGGTCATGGACATGGTGTCCAGGGCGGCGTCAAGCTGAGCCTCGGTGACCTCACCGCGCTCCACGTAGCCGAGATCGATAACAGCTTCGCGCACGGTCATCTTGTTGTTGACCGAGTGCTTGGCGATCTTGGCGGCGGCCTCGTAGCCGATGACCTTGTTCAGCGGGGTCACGATCGAGGGCGATGCGCCAGCCAGGAAGGAGCAGCGCTCCTCATTGGCGGTGATGCCGTCGATCATCTTGTCGGCCATCACCCGGGAGGTGTTGGCGAGCAGGCGAATGGACTCGAGGAGGTTGGCGGCCATGACCGGGATGCCGACGTTGAGCTCGAAGGCGCCGTTGGTGGAGGACAAGGCCACGGTGGTGTCGTTGCCGATGACCTGGGCGCAGACCATGATTGCGGCTTCGCAGATCACCGGGTTCACCTTACCGGGCATGATGGAGGAGCCGGGCTGCAGGTCGGGGATCGCGATTTCGCCGAGGCCGGTATTCGGGCCGGAGCCCATCCAACGCAGGTCGTTATTGATCTTCATGATCGAGTAGGCGATGTTGCGCAGCTGGCCGGAGGCCTCGACGAGACCGTCGCGGTTGGCCTGGGCCTCGAAGTGGTCGCGGGCCTCGGTGATGGGTAGCCCGGTCTGCTCGGCGAGCAGCTCGATCACGCGGGCGGAGAAGCCCTTCGGGGTGTTGATGCCGGTGCCCACGGCGGTGCCGCCCAGCGGAACCTCGGCGACGCGCGGCAGTGACGAGTCAATGCGCTCGATGCCGTAGCGGACCTGCGCGGCGTAGCCGCCGAACTCCTGGCCCAGGGTGACCGGGGTGGCGTCCATCAGGTGGGTACGGCCGGACTTCACCACACCGGCGAATTCTTCGGCCTTCTTTTCGAGGGAGACGGCCAGGTAGTCCAGAGCGGGCTTCAGGTCGTTGATCAGTGCGCCGGTGACGGCCAGGTGCACGGAGGTGGGGAACACGTCGTTGGAAGACTGAGAGGCGTTGACGTGGTCGTTGGGGTGGACCTCGTTCTCGGAGCCGGCCTCCTTGAGTGCGCGGGTGGCCAGGGTGGCGAGCACCTCGTTGGTGTTCATGTTGGAGGAGGTGCCGGATCCGGTCTGGAACACGTCGATCGGGTAGTGGTCGTCGTGAGCGCCGGAGATGACCTCATCAGCGGCAGCGACGATGGCGTCGGCGCGCTCCTGGGTAATCACCTCGAGTTCGGCGTTGGCCCGAGCGGCGGCCTTCTTCACCTCGGCCAGGGCGTGGATGTGTGCCGGCTCCAGGGTCTTGCCGGAGATCGGGAAGTTCTCGACGGCGCGCTGGGTCTGGGCCCGGTACAGGGCGTCGATCGGGACCTGAACTTCGCCCATGGTGTCGTGCTCGATACGGTACTGCGGTTGCGATTCAGTCATAGTGCTCATCCTAATTGTCGGGGTCAGGGTGTATCTATCGTCGCGTGTCGATGTCGCCGACGGCCGCGCCCACTTCGACGGTGCCGTTGGCCAGGGAGTAGGTCAGTCCGAGAACAGCGGTGCGTCCGTCTTCGACGGCGTCGGCCAGGGAACGGGAGGTCTCCACGAGCCGGTGCACGGTTTGGTCGGTGTGTTCGGCCACGGTGCCGTCGACGTCGGTCACGCCTTGCTGGCGTGCCGCGAGCACCGAGGGGGTGATCCGCTCGACCAGGGAGCGGATGAAACCGGGCGGCATGGCACCGGAAGCATAGGAATCCACGGCGGCGGTGACCGCTCCGCAGGAGTCATGGCCGAGCACGATGATCAGCGGGATGTTGAGGATGTCGACCGAGTATTCCAGGGAACCGAGCACGGCGTCGTCGATGACCTGCCCGGCGGTGCGGACCACGAAGACATCACCCAAGCCGACGTCGAAAATGATCTCGGCGGCCAGCCGGGAGTCGGAACAACCGAAAATCACGGCCAACGGGTTCTGTTCACCGGTCAACGAGGCGCGGCGGGCGGCATTCTGGTTCGGGTGCAGCGTGGTGCCCGAGACGAAGCGCTCATTGCCTTGGGCCAGGATCTGCCAGGCACGGGTGGGGGTTGCGGGCATCAGGACCTGCTTTCGTTGTCGTTCTCCAACACCGCTTTGGTGAGGGTGGTGATCTGCTCATCGGAGCCGGATCCCGAGACCACCAGGGTCACGGAATCGATGTCGGATGCCTCGGAACCAGCAGCCTCCTCATGGGCCAGTTCGGTGACCAAATAGGTGTGTCCGTTGTCGGCCCGGTGCACGCTGAAGTCGTGTCCGCTCAGCTCGATGAGGCCGGATTCCGCGGCGCCGTGAACCTGCTGCCCCACCCAGGTGCTGTTGGCATCTGAGGACTGGACGAAGCCAACGAATTCTTCATCGGGGGTGACATAGCCGACCTGCCAGTTGGGTACGCCGTCGGAGGGCGACCCGTTCCAGCGGGCATAGCTGGCGTACCAATCTTCGGGAATCTCCGGGGCCAGAGCGGTGAAGTCGGCGACGCTGCTGGCTTCGGCGGCGATGGCCGGAACGTCGATGCCGGGGTCGGCGTCGCGATCGCGAAGCGGGTTGAGCATGACCACGAGGGCGACAATGGCGACCGTGGCGAGCACCGAGAACGCCATGGCCTTGACGTTCTGGTACATGCGCTCACCTTGTTTGCGCGTGTACTGAGGCTTCGGGGCGGCATCGACGGGTTGAGTCACGGACTCTATTCTGCCACTTCGTCGCGGCCGCTCTGGCTCCCAGTAGGATGTGAAGAGTAGCAGTGCCGCTCACCAACGATACGGAGTACAGATCATGGCGAAAGCCGATGGACAGCCGCAGAACGACCTCAACGACTCCTTGAAGCCCGACCGGAACCTGGCAATGGAGCTGGTGCGTGTGACAGAGGCGGCGGCCATCGCTGGAGGCCACTGGGTAGGTTACGGCGATAAGAACCGCGCCGATGGTGCCGCCGTGGATGCGATGCGTAAGTTCATGGACACCGTGCGGATGAACGGTGTGGTTGTGATCGGCGAGGGCGAGAAGGACGAAGCCCCCATGCTGTTCAACGGTGAGAACGTGGGCGACGGCACCGGAGCTGAGGTGGACGTCGCGGTGGATCCCATCGATGGAACCCGCCTGACTGCCCTGGGCTACAACAACGCGCTGTCCGTGTTCGCAGTGGCCGAGCGCGGCACCATGTTTGATGCCTCATCGGTGTTCTACATGGAAAAGATGGTCGTGGGCCCGGAGGCCGCCGAAATGGTGGACCTGCGCCTGCCGGTCAAACAGAACATTCATTTGCTGGGTAAGGCGCTGAACAAGCCGGTTTCCCAGCTGAACATCTGCGTGCTGGACCGCCCGCGTCACGAGGGCCTGGTGCGTGAGATCCGCGAGGCCGGCGCCCGCGTGAAGTTCATCATGGACGGCGACGTGGCTGGAGGCATCGCCGCAGCTCGCCACAACACCGACGTTGACATGCTGCTGGGCACCGGTGGCACTCCCGAGGGTGTCGTGACCGCCTGTGCACTGAAGGCCACCGGCGGCATGATCCAGGGTCGATTGGCGCCCACGGACGACGACGAGAAGCAGAAGGCTATTGACGCCGGGCTGGACCTGGACCAGGTACTGACGACGAATGACCTCGTGCGTTCCGACAACTGCTACTTTGCCGCCACCGGCATCACCGACGGCGACCTGTTGCGTGGTGTGCGCTACTACAACGACCGGATTGTCACCCAGTCGATCGTGATGCGCTCCAAGTCGGGCACCGTGCGCACGGTGGAAGCCGAGCACCGCACCGAGAAGTGGCCGGAGTGGCTGCCGGAGCGCTGATCCAGACTCAGGACTGAGTCGCGTCAGCGAGACGCGCTGGGACACCCGATGACGAACGCCGTCGTCGGGTGTTCTGCGTTGTGGGGCTTTTGAGTGCTGCCCGCGCTGCCGGCGCTGCGGTCTGCCAGGGCGAGCGCTCTGGTGCTCGCGGGCGCGAAGGCGGCCTGACCGGGGGTCAGATCGAGAGACTGCTCGCTGGCCTCCAGACGGACCTCACCGGCGGTGCACACCAGGATCCGCGGTCCGGCGTCGTGCAGGTGAAACGTGGACTGAGACGCAAGGTGGATACCGGTGACGATGAAGTCGTTCACCGGGACCGGGAATGTTTCGACGCGGGCACCGTCCTCGGATTCCCCGCGGGATGCTGGGTGCACGCGCGGATCCGTGGTCGGCGTGAAATCGACCACCCGCTGCAGCTCGGTGACGTTGATGTGCTTCGGGGTGAGCCCGCCGCGTAGCACGTTATCGGAGGAGGCCATGGTTTCCAGGCCGAGCCCGGAGAGATAAGCGTGGACCACTCCGGCACCGAGGAAGATGGCTTCGCCCGGGGACAGATTCACCCTGTTCATCAGCATGGACACCAACACGCCGGGGTCATCGGGATGATGTGCGGCGATCTCTACGGCGGTGCTCAGCGAGGCATCGGTGGCCACCAGGTCTGTATTGTCCGGGTGACACAGTGCGGTCAGCAGTCGGGTGGCAAAGGTGCGGTTGTCGGTGTCGTCGGCCCAGGGGCCCTCGGGGTCCAGTAGGGCGGTGAAGACCCCGGAGAGATCCCCAGCCTCCAGCCGTTGAGAAAATTCGGTGACCGCCGTCAGCACGTCCGCCGAGAGTTCCTGGAGCTTGCCCAGGCGGCGGAAGGTGCCCGCTGTATCGCGCGGGTCCCGGAACCCACACAGCGCAGAGAACTCGGTGATCGCGATCAGCATCTCGGGCTTATGGTTGCGGTCCTTGTAGCAGCGCTCGGGTGAATCCAGGGCGGTGCCACGAGCGTTCTCCGCGTCCCAGCCCTGTTGGGCCTGGGTAACGGTGGGGTGAGCCTGAATCGACAGGGGAGCGGCCGCAGCCAGCAGCTTCACCAGGAAGGGGAGCTGCGGGGAATGCGGGTCACCGGAGGCGTCGATTCCGGCGGCTAAGCAGCCGCCCAGGGCCTCCGCCGGTGCGGCGGCCAGCAGGGTATTCAACGGGACGGAGGCACCCAGGTGATGCACCACGGAGGGAGCACCGGGGTGGGAACCCAGCCAGAGTTCAGCCTCGGGCTCACCGGAAGCGTCACGGCCCTGCAATTCGGCCAGTAGCTCGGCGGAGCCCCAGGCGTAGTCACGCACTGGCCCGTCGAGCAGGTATAGCTCGGCGAGTGCCTCACCGTGAACGGACGGGGGAGTGAGAGAGGTCATCTGTGCTGCACGACCTATCCGGGGTGGCAATACTGGTTGGTCGAGGAAGCGTCCTCGAGCAGGGCTTCTTGATACGTGTCCTCGGCCCACATCAGGTATTCCTCGGTGATCTCGGTGCCGTCGGCCTGCGTTGGAGGCTCCGGCCAATCGGCGGGATCCTGCGAGGCGGCCGAGCCACGTTCGGAGCCGGTGGCCTCATCGCCCTCGACGTCCATGCGCACCTGAGCAAAATGGGTGAGCAACGGCGCGATGTTCACACCGGCGGGGGTGCTGCCACCCAACGGGGTGTCATCGGCAGCGAGCATGTCTGAGACGCGGGAGTGGATCTCATCGAAATCGGGGTAGGTGGAGAAGCGTTCGCCCTGGTCCCCGAAGTCCGGGGCGCCGATGGTCAATCGGTCCATGGGAACCTGCTGCGACTTGGCTCCCAGAGACAGGAAAGTGCCCAGCTGCTGCTGCGGCAGGTCGGTTTCCACAATCTGCTCACCGGCGTCGAGAATTCCTTCGAATCGGGTCAATAGGGTGGGCAGGTTGAACTGGGAGAGCATGGCCTGCTGGATGCACTGCTGTCGGCGGATGCGGGAGTAGTCGGACGACCAGTGTCGCGATCGGGCGAAGGCCAGGGCGTCTTTGCCGTCGAATTCGTAGGTGCCCGGTCCCCACCAGGCGTTGCCCCATTCGCCGTCGGGACGGTTGCCGCGGTGGGTAGTCCAACCGCCGGTGGTCACGGTGACGCCACCCATGGAGTCGATCAGCTGAGCGAAGCCCTCCATATCGAGCAACACGTACGCCTGCACGTCGATCCCGAGGATCCCGCTGGCGGCGTCCATCATCGCTTCCGCTCCGGGATCCTCAGCACCGGGATAGAGATCGCTGTGGTCATTGACGACGTCGACGTAGAGCGAGTTGATGATGCACTGATCCCCGCAGTCGTAACCGTTGGGGTAGACCGACCACAGAGGGGAGTCATCGGAGAACTGGGTGTTCTGGAAGTTGCGAGGAATCGAGAACAGGATGATCTTGCCGGTGTCGGCGTTCACCGAGGCCACGGAAATCGAGTCGGGCCGCAGGCCTTGGCGCCCCTCACCCGCATCGCCGCCCATCACCAAGAAGTTGTAACGGCCGTTGACCGGGTCAATGGGCGGGCTATCGGCGAAAATGGTGGACAGGGAGGTCCGCGAGGAATTCAGCATGACCGACCCGTAGGCCAGTGACCCGGAGGTCAGCACCATCAGGATGACCGTGGTGAAGGCGACGATCGGTTTCAGCCCGGGAGCCAGCAGTCGGAAGCGGATGAGCCGAAACGTGTCGATCCACAGGATGGCCCAGCCCACCGCGAGAACGGCCAGTAAGATCACGGCCAGGAACTGTGCGGTGGGGTAGCTAGCCAGGACCACCATCATGTCGCGGGCGAACAAGGCCCCGAGAATCACCAGGATGAGCAGCGTCCAGAGGGAGACGGTCACGCCCATGGCAAAGCGCCCCAGGGAACGGTCTCCGGCCAGGGCCTGCGCACTTCCTGGAATGAGCAGGGTCAGTGCCAGCAACAAGAAGGAGCGCTTGCTGCGCTCCGGTGCGGTGGCCCCCTGCGGATTTTTCAAAGGATCGACGGAGGCGCCGTCGGGGCGGAACCGGTCGAACCGGCGTTGACGGAAGGCGGCGAGGTCTCGGCGCGAAAGAGTTTTAGCCATGGAGTATTGGGAGATCAGGCCTCGGTGGGACGGTATCCAGGGTTACCCTGCAGTGTCTCACGCAGTCGGGTTCCTTTCGCGGAAGCCATGTCTTTGAGCTCGGCGGCGAAGCTGATCATGTGGGCGCGGATGCGCTCGGCTTCTGGGCCAGAACCCGAACCGAGGATGCGTGCTGCGAGCAGTCCGGCGTTGCGCGCCCCGCCGATGGAAACAGTGGCCACGGGAACCCCGGCGGGCATCTGGACGATGGAGAGCAGCGAGTCCATGCCGTCCAACGTTTTCAGCGGAACCGGGACGCCGATCACCGGCAACGGCGTGGTGGAGGCTAGCATGCCCGGAAGATGGGCTGCACCCCCGGCCCCGGCGATGATGACCTGCAGGCCGCGTTCATGGGCGCGGGTTCCGTAGGCGATCATCTCGTGGGGCATCCGGTGCGCGGAGACCACATCGGCTTCGTAGGTGATACCGAATTCCTCGAGCGCCTCGGCGGCAGCCTGCATGACGGGCCAATCAGAATCGGACCCCATCACAATCCCCACCTGCGGTGCGGTGGTGGATTCTGCTGCAGCGGAATCGAGGCTGGTGCTCTGTTGGGTCATCGTCTGGCAGTCTCCTGGCTAGCTGGTACCGGGTCGAAGGAAAGAGGGAAAGGAGGGAAGTCCGGAACGGGGAGGGGGTCAGCGGGCGCTGTCGGCGCTCGGGACTCCGTCACGAATCACCGAGGCTGCCCCCTCGGCGATTGCGCGAGCCTGGTTCAGATCCTGTTCCGTGGCGGCGATCACATTGATGTGACCTACCTTGCGTCCGGGTCGCACGGACTTTCCGTAGGCGTGGATCTTGGCGCTCGGATATTCGCTCATGGCCCGGTCGAATGCCGAATAGAGGTCTTGATTGGCCCCGCCCAGGTAGTTCTTCATGACCGTGTAGGCGCCCAGGGGCTGAGTGGAGCCCAGGGGGAGATCCAGTACGGCGCGCAAATGCTGCTCAAACTGTCCGGTCACTGCGCCATCCATGGACCAATGTCCGGAATTGTGCGGGCGCATCGCCAGCTCGTTGATCAGGAAGCCTGGGCCGGTTCCCGGGGTCTCGAAGAGTTCGACGGCGAGCATGCCCACCACGCCGAGACGCTCGGCCAGGGTGGAGGCTGCCTCCGCCGCTGCTGCGGCCACCTCGGGATCTAGGCCGGGGGCCGGGGCGGTGACGACATCACAGACGCTGTCGGTCTGCAGTGACTCCACGATCGGGTAGATCGCGACCTCACCCGAGGGGCGGCGAGCCACCTGGGCGGAGAGTTCGCGCGAGAACGGGACCAGCTGCTCCACGAGGAGGGCCGGGAAATCGAGCTCGAACCACTCGGTGGTTTCGGCTGCCTCCTCTGGGGTGCGCACCACGCGCACGCCCTTGCCGTCGTAGCCGCCGCGGGGAGTCTTGAGCACCACGGGCCAGCCGTGCTCCTCGCCGAAGCTCACCAGAGCTTCCACGGAATCCACTGCTGCCCAAACAGGGTTCGGCAATCCGAGCTCATCGGCAATGCTTCGCATTTTGAGCTTATCCTGGGCGTACTGTAGGGCCTCGGGTCCCGGGCGGACCGCGACACCAGAGTCCTCGAGGGTGCGCAGGTGCTCGGTGGGAACGTGCTCGTGATCGAATGTGAGGACATCCACAGTCGCGGCGAAGCGCATCAGCGTGTCCAGGTCGCGATAATCGCCCACCGTGTAGCGGGCGGCACTGGTCGCAGACACGTCCTCGGACTCTGCGAGGACGTGGAGATGGATACCGAGTTCAATGGCGGCGGGGGCCAGCATGCGGGCCAATTGGCCGCCGCCGACGACGCCTACGAGAGGAAAAGTCACCCTCTTAGGGTACATACTCAAGGAGAGGCTGACGTGTCTGTCCCTTCGAACGTGCTTCTTCCCAGGGGGCACCGACGCGGCGCCACGGGCAGGGGCTTTCAGGTTTTCAGCAGGAGTCCGCATTAGAGTGGCCGGGAACTTTGTCCAGACCAGGAGCTCACACCCCCTATGTTCAGTGACCTTTGGCAGCGCCTTCTCGGGCTGATTCGTATGCTGTGGCGAGAAGTCGCCAAATTCGGCACGGTCGGCGCGGTCGCGTTCGTGATCGATTCCGCGGTGTTCGTGTGGCTCATGCACGGGCCGATGGAAGGCTCCAACGTGAAGGCCAAGATTGTGGCCGGTGTGGTGGCGACGATCTTCTCGTGGATCGCCAACCGTTTCTGGACCTTCCGGCACCGTCGTCAGTCCAATGTCGGTCGCGAGCTGGTGCTGTTCTTGGTCATGAACGCCATTGGCCTGGGGATTCAGGCCGGCTGCGTGTTCATTGCTCAGTATCTGCTCGGGGTGACCTCCACCTCGGGGCTGTTCATTGCCGGCAACGTGGTGGGCCTGTTCTTCGGCACCGTGTTCCGCTTTTTCGCTTATCGGTTCTGGGTGTTCTCCGAGACCATGGAGTCCGACCCGGCATTCGCCCACGATCGCGGGTTCCTTACCGGCCAGTTTCCGGCCGTGCCCGCCGCCGATGAAAATTCTGAGCCAAACACCGACCAGCGTTCGGCGCCGTCGGAAGGGTTCGACTCAGCCCGCTGAGTCGCCGAGCCGCTCGACCTCGCGCAGATGCTCCACCCGTTCCGGGGCGAGCGTCTCACCCCCGGCGCCCCCGGTATCTTCTGCAGCGTCGGTCACCTCTACCATGATGACCGGGCACCGTCGCGACCACTGCTCATGCACCGCAGCGAGGAGATCCTCGGTGAGGTGGGTGCCGCGCTCCGCAAGAATCAGCCCACCCTCAAAAGCCCAGGCGCTCGCCGGCGAGGCTGCTGCTAGCCGGAGCGAGGCACCTTCGGTGCCGGTGATCAGATCCGGCGCTATTCCCACATGCTGGTCCGCCTGGGAGGCCACCTCGTCGTCGAAATCAATGGCATGGCTGGGCAACTGCGCCCCAGACGACCCGGACGCTCCGGTCAGTGAGGTCACCACGATCAGCTCACCGGAGTGCTCTGCCCACCGTTCGGGTGCGGTGGTGACGATCAACGCGGCGTCCTGAACAGCGTCGTCGCCGTCACCAAAACACCGAATCTCATCAAAATCCCAGGAGATTCCTAGGGAGGCGGCCAGGGTGAGCCAGTGCACGGGTAGATCGAGCACCGCCAGCCCGGCGGTATCGATGCCATGATGCTCTAACAGGTTCGCCGTTTTCGCTGCCCAATTCACTAACACTCGTCCCGAGAGTTCGGTGCGCGACCCGTCCTGGTGGTACTGAATCAGTGCGGGACGGGCCGAGCCCCCGACGTGGGCGATCAGGTCCGCGCCCGGGCGGGCGATCGACGGGCCGGACGACGAGAGGGAAACCATGGTGACCTCGGCTTGATAGCGGTGAGTTGGCGGGCAGATAGCACGTGGGCAGCTGAGGGTTCGACACGCCCGGCTGCGTGATGCCAGCGGTCGGTTGCAGCGTCGAACTGAGCTTGACCCAGAGGAGTTACAACGGTGTAATTAGACGTGATCAATGATGAAGTAATGGTCCGTATTGGGCCGTTGCGCTTCCCAGGTGTACTTCATCAGCATGACGTGTGCGACCGACGGAAATCCAGTCGGACCGCCTGCCTCGTGCTGGGCTGAACCCAGGGCTGACGCACGGACTAGCTCGCCGCCGCACGAAGGTGGCGAGACGGCTCTCCTGAGAGCCTGCGAACCGTAGAGAGGAACTGATGGAGAACGCACAACGGCTGGACTCATCTCGACGCGATGTCGAGCCCACCACGCAGCGTCCGACACGTGGCGTACCCTCTGACTGGTTCATTGACCCCGCCGACCCCCAGGCGGCGGATCATGCCGACGTCACCCTAGACGACCAGGCCACCGCCTTCCTGGCGGCTCACGAGGCTCTGGAGAGCACCGATGCTCTCGCCGAGACCGGTTCCACTGGCGCGGACCTGGCCACCGTGACCGCCTTGCACCCCGGCGACGCCCCGGCCCCGCAGTCGGCACCGGATGCCGGTACCTGGCTGGGCATTCCCGGTTTTGGTCACCCCGAAGACGAGGGCGAACTGGCCTGGCAGGCCGATGCGCTCTGCGCCCAGACCGACCCCGAGGCGTTCTTCCCCGAAAAGGGAGGCTCCACCCGCGACGCCAAGAAGGTCTGCTCGGCGTGCACTGTACGCTCCGAATGCCTCGAATACGCCCTGGCCAACGACGAACGCTTCGGCATCTGGGGTGGGCTCTCCGAGCGTGAGCGCCGCCGCCTGCGCAAGAAGTCATCCTGAGTACTGTGACCCGCTCGGCCGTCCAGCACGTCACCGCCGTGGTGACGGTCGATCGTCGACCGGAAACGCTGATCGACGCCGTCCGTTCCATCACGCAACAGCACCGGGTTCCGGACCGCGTGATCATCGTGACCACCTCCGGGACGATTGATCCAGCTGTCGTAGCTGAGTCGACCCGTGAGCTGACCGACGCCGATCTGGACTGGCACCATGTGGAACGTCCCCGCACCCCGGGGCGGTCCTTGGCGGACGAGCTCTCCGCCGTCATGGAGCCCGCTGAACCGGGGGAGTCCTCAGAGAAGTCAGGGGGGAGCTCCACCTCGGACGACCGGTGGATCTGGTTCCTGCACGACGACGCCGTCGCCGAACCGCACGCCCTGCAGGCGGTGTTGCGCGCCGTGGAGGTCTCTCCCTCAGTGGCGCTGGCCGGCGCCAAGCAGGTCGAACGCGCCCGCCCTCGTCACCTGCTCGACGTCGGGGTGACCATGACCCACACCGGCCACGCAGTGAGCATGATCGAACCCGGCGAGCTGGACCAGGGTCAGTATGACGACCGCACCGACGTGCTCTCCGTGTCCGCTCCGGGCATGTTGGTGCGCGAGGACGTGTGGCGCGAGCTCGACGGCGTGGACCCGGCCACCCCCGGCCCGGCGGCAGCCCTGGATTTGTGCCTGCGCACCCGACTGGCTGGTCACCGTGTGGTGGTGGTACCCCGGGCGGTGGTCCGCCACGGCGGCCACGGTGAAGGGCTACAAGCCTCCCGCCGCGAACGTCATGAGGCCGCCGCTTGGATGCGGCTGAAACACTCTCGCGCCCGGATGACCCTGCCGCTGTTGTGGCTGTGGATGATGCTGTCCGCGGTGGGTTCGCTGGCCTGGTCGCTACTGATTAAGGAGCCCGGGGCCGGGATGGCCCGGCTCGGTGGCACCCTGCAGGGCGCCACCCGACCCTTCGCGCTGTTGGGATCCCGCCGTCGGGCGCGGTCCACGCAGACGCTGTCGGCAGTACGCGCCGCCAGCATCCGTGACCTACGCCCGCGCCGGGCTCAGGTGCGGGCCTACCGCCGTTCCGTGATTGACGTGTCCGAACCCGATGAGGTGATCGGCGCCGGCACCGGCTCCACCCACCTGGATTCAGAACCCACCGGCGGTCACGATGATTTCACCGCCCTGGCCACCCCGGAACGCAACTGGGTGGGCATCGGCCTGGTCACCGCCCTGCTGCTGCTCGGTGCGGTGGCCGTGCTGGGCCTGCGCAACCTGCTCGGCGCCGAAGCCGTGGCCGGCGGAAGCCTGGCTCCTCTGGACGGTTCGCTACGCGACCTGTGGGAGACCGCGGTGTCCGGCTGGTCCGAATCCGGGGTTGGCTTTGCCGCTCAGCCCGGACCCTTCGGACTGGTGCTGGTGCTGCTGGGACTGACCGGCTCCGCCTCGGTTTCCGTGGTGGTGCTGATGATTCTGACGCTGCCGCTGGCCGCCGCAGGTGCCTGGACCGCTGCCGGAGCGATCGCCCGGTCCCGTGCCGCCCGCTTCGCGGTCGCCCTGGCCTGGGGCCTGGCTCCCACCCTGCTCATTAGCATCGGGCAGGGCCGGATCGGCGCGATTCTGGTGCACTTGCTGCTGCCGTGGCTGGTGCTGTCCCTCATGCGCGCCACCGGTTCGGCCGCGCCGCGCCGTCGTGACCCAGGTTCGCTGCACAGCGACGCCCCCACCGGGCCCGGAACCCGAGGGGTCATCTCCTGGACCGGCTCTGGCTGGACCGCACTGTTGCTCGCCCTGATCACCGCTGCTGCGCCATCGCTGCTGGTGCCCGCGGTGCTGAGTGTGCTGATTCTCGCCGCGGTAATGCGCTCCCGGGGCCGCGCCTTGTGGTGGACCCCAGCGCTCACCCTGGCTCTGTTTGCCCCCGCGGTGGTCACCCACTGGAACAACCTGCGCGCCGTGCTGGCCGACCCCGGCGTGCCGCTGAGCTTCACCGCCGCTCCCGGTTGGCAACAGCTGCTCGGCTTCCCCACGGAATTCACCGCCGACGCCGGACTACTTGCCGTGCCCGGCCTCGACTCACTGGTGCCCGGATTCCCCTGGGCGCTGGTGATCGCCCTGGTGATCGCCGGCCCGCTGCTGATCCTCGCCGTGCTCGGTGTCTTCTCGCTACGCCCCGCTGGTACGACCGCCCGGGTCGGGCTGATTGTCACCGCGGTGGGCTTGGCCACGGCCTGGGTTGCCACCCAGATCACGGTCTCCGTTGACTCCCTCGGCGCCCCCGTCACCCTGTTCACCGGCCCCGCCGTCTCCGTGGTGTGGCTGGGGCTGATGATCGCTGCCGTCGCTGGATTCGACCTGGTGCACCGATTGCAGCGGGTAGCCGTGCCCGCCGTCGCCCTCGCCATGGTGGGTGCGGTGGCCGTATCGGCCACCGTGTGGCTGGTGCCGCGCTTGACCGGGG
It includes:
- a CDS encoding LCP family protein → MAKTLSRRDLAAFRQRRFDRFRPDGASVDPLKNPQGATAPERSKRSFLLLALTLLIPGSAQALAGDRSLGRFAMGVTVSLWTLLILVILGALFARDMMVVLASYPTAQFLAVILLAVLAVGWAILWIDTFRLIRFRLLAPGLKPIVAFTTVILMVLTSGSLAYGSVMLNSSRTSLSTIFADSPPIDPVNGRYNFLVMGGDAGEGRQGLRPDSISVASVNADTGKIILFSIPRNFQNTQFSDDSPLWSVYPNGYDCGDQCIINSLYVDVVNDHSDLYPGAEDPGAEAMMDAASGILGIDVQAYVLLDMEGFAQLIDSMGGVTVTTGGWTTHRGNRPDGEWGNAWWGPGTYEFDGKDALAFARSRHWSSDYSRIRRQQCIQQAMLSQFNLPTLLTRFEGILDAGEQIVETDLPQQQLGTFLSLGAKSQQVPMDRLTIGAPDFGDQGERFSTYPDFDEIHSRVSDMLAADDTPLGGSTPAGVNIAPLLTHFAQVRMDVEGDEATGSERGSAASQDPADWPEPPTQADGTEITEEYLMWAEDTYQEALLEDASSTNQYCHPG
- the purE gene encoding 5-(carboxyamino)imidazole ribonucleotide mutase; the encoded protein is MTQQSTSLDSAAAESTTAPQVGIVMGSDSDWPVMQAAAEALEEFGITYEADVVSAHRMPHEMIAYGTRAHERGLQVIIAGAGGAAHLPGMLASTTPLPVIGVPVPLKTLDGMDSLLSIVQMPAGVPVATVSIGGARNAGLLAARILGSGSGPEAERIRAHMISFAAELKDMASAKGTRLRETLQGNPGYRPTEA
- a CDS encoding 5-(carboxyamino)imidazole ribonucleotide synthase, coding for MTFPLVGVVGGGQLARMLAPAAIELGIHLHVLAESEDVSATSAARYTVGDYRDLDTLMRFAATVDVLTFDHEHVPTEHLRTLEDSGVAVRPGPEALQYAQDKLKMRSIADELGLPNPVWAAVDSVEALVSFGEEHGWPVVLKTPRGGYDGKGVRVVRTPEEAAETTEWFELDFPALLVEQLVPFSRELSAQVARRPSGEVAIYPIVESLQTDSVCDVVTAPAPGLDPEVAAAAAEAASTLAERLGVVGMLAVELFETPGTGPGFLINELAMRPHNSGHWSMDGAVTGQFEQHLRAVLDLPLGSTQPLGAYTVMKNYLGGANQDLYSAFDRAMSEYPSAKIHAYGKSVRPGRKVGHINVIAATEQDLNQARAIAEGAASVIRDGVPSADSAR
- a CDS encoding GtrA family protein, which encodes MFSDLWQRLLGLIRMLWREVAKFGTVGAVAFVIDSAVFVWLMHGPMEGSNVKAKIVAGVVATIFSWIANRFWTFRHRRQSNVGRELVLFLVMNAIGLGIQAGCVFIAQYLLGVTSTSGLFIAGNVVGLFFGTVFRFFAYRFWVFSETMESDPAFAHDRGFLTGQFPAVPAADENSEPNTDQRSAPSEGFDSAR
- a CDS encoding TIGR03089 family protein, which encodes MVSLSSSGPSIARPGADLIAHVGGSARPALIQYHQDGSRTELSGRVLVNWAAKTANLLEHHGIDTAGLAVLDLPVHWLTLAASLGISWDFDEIRCFGDGDDAVQDAALIVTTAPERWAEHSGELIVVTSLTGASGSSGAQLPSHAIDFDDEVASQADQHVGIAPDLITGTEGASLRLAAASPASAWAFEGGLILAERGTHLTEDLLAAVHEQWSRRCPVIMVEVTDAAEDTGGAGGETLAPERVEHLREVERLGDSAG
- a CDS encoding WhiB family transcriptional regulator, which produces MENAQRLDSSRRDVEPTTQRPTRGVPSDWFIDPADPQAADHADVTLDDQATAFLAAHEALESTDALAETGSTGADLATVTALHPGDAPAPQSAPDAGTWLGIPGFGHPEDEGELAWQADALCAQTDPEAFFPEKGGSTRDAKKVCSACTVRSECLEYALANDERFGIWGGLSERERRRLRKKSS